A segment of the Fusarium oxysporum f. sp. lycopersici 4287 chromosome 4, whole genome shotgun sequence genome:
ATCCGCCATATCTCACGCTGGCGCAGAACATTGGTCTGTTAGCCGGTGCGATGTTTTGGGGTTTTGGTTGTGATGTTTGTAAGTCATCGCCGCCCTGCACCCTTCGATTTCTGCTTATTAATTTTGGTAGTCGGTCGAAAATGGGCATTCAACATCACTCTCGGTCTTACAGCAATTTGGGGCCTCATTTCAGCCAGCGCCCCCAATTTCGCAGCTATCGGCATTTTCGACGCCTTATGGTcttttggtgttggtggaaATTTACCAGTTGACTCGGCCATTTTTCTCGAGTTTCTACCAGCGTCGCATCAATACCTCCTCACGATTCTCTCGATTGACTGGGCTATTGCGCAAGTCATCGGTACACTCATCGCATGGCCACTTTTGGGCAATTACACATGCGAGCAAGATACGGTCTGTCGACGAAAAGATAATATGGGCTGGCGATATTTTACCATCACGGTTGGTGGACTAACACTTCTCATGTTCCTTGTGCGCTTTGTTCTGTTCAAGATCTACGAGTCACCCAAGTATCTCATGAGTAAGGGCCGCGATGAAGAGGCTGTTAGAGTTGTGCATACTGTTGCCAAGAAGAACGGGAAGACGTCAACGCTCAGTCTCGAGGATTTGAAGGCTTGTGAACCGGAGGGTTATGTTGCGCAGACAGATACCAGCGCCGCGTTAAAGCGATATCTGGAGAAGGTCGACTTGTCGCATATCAAGGCTCTCTTCGTTACAAGAAAACTCGGCCTCAGTACAGGATTGATCATGGCAGTTTGGGCACTCATCGGTCTTGGATATCCCCTCTATAACGCCTTCATTCCGTATATTCAAGCGACTAAGGGTGCCGactttggcgatggaagTACATACCTCACATACCGAAACAGTCTTATCATTGCTGTTCTTGGTGTGCCGGGTGCTCTTCTGGGAGGATGGCTTGTCGAATTACCACGACTGGGACGAAAGGGCACGCTGTCACTCAGCACCATACTTACCGGCGTCTTTCTCTACTGCTCCACGACTGCGACGACGAGCGATGCTTTACTAGGCTGGCAATGCGctttcaacttcttcagTAATATCATGTACGCGGTTCTGTACTCATTCACGCCAGAGCTGTTCCCTACACCTCATAGAGGAACCGGTAATGCGTTATGTGCGTCTTGTAACAGAATCTTTGGTATCATGGCAGTAAGTTCACCGTCAAAACCTGTCTCAACCCAATACTGACTTTCACAGCCAATCATTGCCATCTTTGCAAACTTGGAAACGTCTGCCCCTGTATACACAAGTGGCGCATTATTCATAGCAGCTGGACTCTTGGTATTGATTATGCCTTTTGAGTCTAGAGGCAAAGCTGCACTATAAGCAGTAATGTGATACCGAATATATAATGATGGTATGAATGGCAAAAACACGAAGCGAAGCACTCTTTCAGGATTATTGATATAGCGTTTCGTGCACTAGTTGCACAGATTAATGATAAAAGACTGACGTCAGTCATGTTTCACTCTTTACTTCTTCTCATCCCGTTCTTTGACTAGATCTGTCTCAAAAGATAACCCAGATTCTTTTCTCAGTATCCCATACATAGAAGAAGAATCAAGAGGTCTTCCCTCAGCTTCAGAGAACCGCTTCGCCTCTTTCAGATGCTTGATGGCCACTTCAGCAATCTCCAGCCTCGCTCCAGACTGTTCAGCAAGAGTAATTCCATGACCAACGTCCTTAATTGCTAGGTT
Coding sequences within it:
- a CDS encoding MFS transporter, metabolite:H+ symporter, producing MPPAENSEAGRLLKSQPRDSASYTMADKEEERKAYGAINNDGRRNSLVDAADDEAIIPKGALDPVYEAKARILNRAIQDLGMGRYQWELFVVIGFGWASDNLWPIVTSLILTPVANEFRVSNPPYLTLAQNIGLLAGAMFWGFGCDVFGRKWAFNITLGLTAIWGLISASAPNFAAIGIFDALWSFGVGGNLPVDSAIFLEFLPASHQYLLTILSIDWAIAQVIGTLIAWPLLGNYTCEQDTVCRRKDNMGWRYFTITVGGLTLLMFLVRFVLFKIYESPKYLMSKGRDEEAVRVVHTVAKKNGKTSTLSLEDLKACEPEGYVAQTDTSAALKRYLEKVDLSHIKALFVTRKLGLSTGLIMAVWALIGLGYPLYNAFIPYIQATKGADFGDGSTYLTYRNSLIIAVLGVPGALLGGWLVELPRLGRKGTLSLSTILTGVFLYCSTTATTSDALLGWQCAFNFFSNIMYAVLYSFTPELFPTPHRGTGNALCASCNRIFGIMAPIIAIFANLETSAPVYTSGALFIAAGLLVLIMPFESRGKAAL
- a CDS encoding MFS transporter, metabolite:H+ symporter; the encoded protein is MGRYQWELFVVIGFGWASDNLWPIVTSLILTPVANEFRVSNPPYLTLAQNIGLLAGAMFWGFGCDVFGRKWAFNITLGLTAIWGLISASAPNFAAIGIFDALWSFGVGGNLPVDSAIFLEFLPASHQYLLTILSIDWAIAQVIGTLIAWPLLGNYTCEQDTVCRRKDNMGWRYFTITVGGLTLLMFLVRFVLFKIYESPKYLMSKGRDEEAVRVVHTVAKKNGKTSTLSLEDLKACEPEGYVAQTDTSAALKRYLEKVDLSHIKALFVTRKLGLSTGLIMAVWALIGLGYPLYNAFIPYIQATKGADFGDGSTYLTYRNSLIIAVLGVPGALLGGWLVELPRLGRKGTLSLSTILTGVFLYCSTTATTSDALLGWQCAFNFFSNIMYAVLYSFTPELFPTPHRGTGNALCASCNRIFGIMAPIIAIFANLETSAPVYTSGALFIAAGLLVLIMPFESRGKAAL
- a CDS encoding MFS transporter, metabolite:H+ symporter — encoded protein: MFVSHRRPAPFDFCLLILVVGRKWAFNITLGLTAIWGLISASAPNFAAIGIFDALWSFGVGGNLPVDSAIFLEFLPASHQYLLTILSIDWAIAQVIGTLIAWPLLGNYTCEQDTVCRRKDNMGWRYFTITVGGLTLLMFLVRFVLFKIYESPKYLMSKGRDEEAVRVVHTVAKKNGKTSTLSLEDLKACEPEGYVAQTDTSAALKRYLEKVDLSHIKALFVTRKLGLSTGLIMAVWALIGLGYPLYNAFIPYIQATKGADFGDGSTYLTYRNSLIIAVLGVPGALLGGWLVELPRLGRKGTLSLSTILTGVFLYCSTTATTSDALLGWQCAFNFFSNIMYAVLYSFTPELFPTPHRGTGNALCASCNRIFGIMAPIIAIFANLETSAPVYTSGALFIAAGLLVLIMPFESRGKAAL